A window from Culex pipiens pallens isolate TS chromosome 3, TS_CPP_V2, whole genome shotgun sequence encodes these proteins:
- the LOC120414017 gene encoding ubiquitin-like protein 7 — protein MPFVYLGVHLPFKSYRKIKVDNFDLSNKTEQLREEARKAISELPAEEFDFIYCGDLLQNDDVLQEKGVENGSVVHLIQKKKDLPSLPQVDNFTEADVQQVLGIWRTVDPSNFQKVRHPEFMKNVLDANPAIRQDLWALSILKDPILLSSMQQPETIRRVAEKHYILIKASRSIVQLLNSKMISKSTTFSPTIESALEDALSDSSSSEDNTSPTTSTGVRSARRITADQLASALAFAGSSYNSLNSISQRDADNRQTTDPTSQPSTSGSAPASNRITSSMFMNALSEVIQSQRQREPNSNEPEPMDTSPATAATAQPPAAAPGDMGAQTLSQHSTLEASLSQYRAELEQMREMGLTDTETNLQALIVCNGNVETAVNLVFSGMNN, from the exons ATGCCGTTCGTGTATCTCGGAGTGCACCTTCCGTTCAAATCGTACAGAAAGATAAAGGTCGACAACTTTGACCTGAGCAACAAAACAGAACAACTCCGGGAGGAGGCACGAAAAGCCATCAGCGAGCTTCCTGCGGAGGAATTTG ATTTTATTTACTGCGGAGATTTGCTGCAAAATGATGACGTCCTTCAAGAGAAAGGAGTCGAAAATGGATCCGTAGTTCATCTGATCCAGAAAAAGAAAGATCTTCCGTCGTTGCCGCAGGTTGACAACTTTACCGAAGCGGACGTGCAGCAAGTTTTGGGAATCTGGCGAACCGTTGATCCGTCCAACTTCCAGAAGGTCCGCCATCCCGAGTTCATGAAGAACGTTCTGGACGCGAATCCGGCCATCCGACAGGACCTGTGGGCTCTCTCCATTCTGAAGGATCCGATTCTACTGTCTTCCATGCAGCAACCGGAGACCATCCGTCGAGTGGCCGAAAAGCACTACATACTGATCAAGGCGTCCCGGTCAATTGTGCAGTTGCTCAACTCGAAAATGATCTCTAAATCGACCACTTTTTCGCCCACAATCGAAAGTGCCCTCGAAGACGCCCTGTCGGATTCGTCGTCCAGCGAGGACAACACATCGCCAACCACATCGACCGGGGTTCGTTCGGCACGGCGGATTACCGCCGACCAACTTGCATCGGCCCTGGCCTTTGCCGGATCATCTTACAACTCGCTAAACAGCATTTCCCAGCGAGATGCAGACAATCGACAGACCACAGACCCGACCAGCCAACCCTCTACTTCCGGCAGCGCCCCGGCATCGAATCGCATCACCTCTTCGATGTTTATGAACGCCCTCTCGGAAGTGATTCAGTCCCAGCGGCAGCGCGAACCAAACTCCAACGAGCCGGAACCGATGGACACGTCCCCGGCGACGGCTGCTACAGCACAACCCCCGGCAGCCGCTCCCGGTGACATGGGCGCGCAAACGTTGTCCCAACACTCGACGCTGGAGGCAAGCCTCAGTCAGTATCGCGCCGAGCTGGAACAGATGAGGGAAATGGGACTTACTGACACCGAGACGAATCTGCAGGCGCTGATCGTTTGCAACGGAAACGTCGAAACTGCCGTTAATCTTGTGTTCAGCGGAATGAACAACTAG